The Lineus longissimus chromosome 2, tnLinLong1.2, whole genome shotgun sequence genome window below encodes:
- the LOC135483718 gene encoding lon protease homolog, mitochondrial-like isoform X1, with product MCNVVPRISRNNYINQLKMSKPTTPLLRYCNILNTHQISQRSVAPVRRFRVENIRSASQSQGRVVSCLCPSARAYASSRTTTGITIYTPIRRTYSSFASSRFKLAKGFVSKQEILRSKFAGSSLCRLSPLAAHWHCSQPHLYSSSSGSTQDGGDSDFAGASSSGADDPKDGQDDDGSGSDSDDDVIHDGIHDINDTIGNAPPFPPPSGPGMTTLLAPVTVPDVFPKVPVLAVARHPVFPRFIKLIEVSNKQLIELLKRKVKLNQPYAGVFLKKDDSNEDEVVDKLDDLHRLGTFVQIHELQDFGDKVRLIVMGHRRIKITGLLPDEEEEPKLNRSRNNRGRGKREKKRHNVSFSGKKGRRRGKGADAETGEEELKDLKEKERSDVVDDPPLEKGDIATGDLEKGPVITKVLMAEVENIPHDPFTNTEEVKALTAEVVKTIRDIIALNPLYRESVAQMIQGGQRVIDNPVYLSDLGAALTGSESKDLQEALEETNIPKRLMLALSLLKKEYELSKLQQKIGKEVEEKVKLQYRQYMLKEQLKMIKKELGLEKDDKDAIGEKFKERLKELNVPAHVMEVIDEELNKLSFLDNHSSEFNVTRNYLDWLTNMPWGKYSEENLCLKRAKEVLEEDHYGMDDVKNRILEFIAVSQLKGSTQGKILCFYGPPGVGKTSIAKSIARALNREYFRFSVGGMTDVSEIKGHRRTYVGAMPGKVIQCLKKTKTENPLILIDEVDKIGKGYQGDPSSALLELLDPEQNANFLDHYLDVPFDMSKVLFICTANVIDTIPEPLRDRMEMIDVSGYVAEEKIAIAERYLIPQAVNMTGVKTDQLQIHTDALGQLIKSYCRESGVRNLQKQIEKIFRKAAYKIVQKEAEVIDVKNENLPDFVGKPIFTSDRMYEVTPPGVVMGLAWTSMGGSALYIETTKRQTYDKTKKDPSTGSMELTGNLGTVMKESAQIAYTFAKAFLMEKNIDNEFLQHGHVHLHVPEGATPKDGPSAGCTIVTALLSLALGRPIRQNVAMTGEVSLTGKVLPVGGIKEKTIAAKRVGVTCIILPSENKKDYSDLPDFITEGLEVHFVEHYREIYDIVLTES from the exons ATGTGTAACGTTGTGCCACGAATTTCACGCAATAATTACATAAATcaactgaaaatgtcaaaaccaACTACCCCACTGTTGAGATATTGTAATATTCTTAATACACACCAAATTTCACAGAGATCGGTTGCTCCAGTACGGAGATTTCGTGTGGAGAACATTCGATCGGCTTCACAATCGCAAGGACGAGTAGTGTCCTGCCTCTGTCCTTCGGCCCGAGCTTATGCAAGCTCAAGGACAACCACTGGGATTACCATTTATACCCCTATCAGGCGGACTTATTCTTCTTTTGCTTCCTCCCGATTTAAACTCGCCAAGGGTTTTGTCTCTAAACAGGAAATATTGAGATCAAAATTTGCTGGCAGTTCGCTATGCCGTCTTTCACCACTCGCTGCACACTGGCACTGCAGCCAGCCTCACTTGTATTCAAGTTCTAGCGGATCAACCCAGGATGGAGGTGACAGTGACTTTGCTGGAGCAAGTAGTAGTGGTGCCGATGATCCCAAAGACGGACAAGACGATGATGGTAGTGGCAGCGATAGTGACGACGACGTGATTCATGATGGCATTCATGACATAAATGACACTATTGGAAACGCACCTCCGTTTCCGCCACCATCGGGACCAGGAATGACGACACTTTTGGCACCCGTGACAGTACCAGATGTTTTCCCTAAAGTTCCTGTCCTGGCTGTTGCGCGGCATCCAGTATTTCCCCGCTTCATCAAGTTGATCGAGGTGTCCAATAAGCAGCTCATTGAACTCCTGAAGAGGAAGGTGAAATTGAATCAACCTTATGCAGGAGTCTTTCTGAAGAAGGATGATAG CAATGAAGATGAGGTGGTTGATAAGCTCGATGATTTGCACCGACTTGGCACCTTTGTCCAAATACACGAACTGCAGGATTTTGGTGATAAAGTTCGGCTTATTGTGATGGGCCACAGGCG AATTAAGATAACTGGATTGTTGCCTGATGAAGAAGAGGAACCGA AATTAAACCGCTCAAGAAATAATAGAGGCAGaggaaaaagagagaaaaagagACATAACGTGTCTTTTTCAGGTAAGAAGGGACGAAGAAGAGGGAAGGGTGCTGACGCAGAGACTGGAGAAGAGGAATTGAAAGATCTAAAGGAGAAAGAGAGGAGTGATGTCGTTGATGATCCACCATTGGAGAAGGGCGATATTGCCACGGGCGATCTCGAAAAAGGCCCGGTGATCACCAAAGTCTTGATGGCGGAAGTTGAAAACATTCCCCACGACCCGTTTACGAATACTGAAGAAGTCAAG GCTTTGACCGCTGAAGTCGTGAAGACAATCAGAGACATCATAGCTCTTAATCCGTTATACCGGGAGTCTGTCGCACAGATGATTCAGGGCGGTCAGCGGGTGATTGATAATCCGGTCTATCTTAGCGACTTGG GTGCTGCATTGACTGGATCTGAGAGTAAAGACCTCCAAGAAGCCCTAGAGGAGACTAAT ATTCCAAAACGGTTGATGCTTGCACTTTCTCTGCTAAAAAAAGAATACGAACTTAGTAAACTCCAGCAAAAGATTGGTAAAGAG GTTGAGGAGAAGGTGAAGCTACAATACCGGCAATACATGTTGAAAGAACAACTCAAGATGATCAAGAAAGAGCTCGGATTGGAGAAAGACGACAAAGACGCGATCGGAGAGAAATTCAAGGAGAGACtaaag GAGCTGAATGTTCCCGCCCACGTCATGGAAGTTATCGATGAGGAACtcaataaactttcttttcttgATAACCATTCATCAGAATTCAA TGTTACGCGGAATTACCTCGACTGGTTGACCAATATGCCGTGGGGTAAATACAGCGAAGAAAATCTGTGCTTGAAACGAGCAAAAGAAGTGCTCGAAGAAGATCATTATGGAATGGATGACGTGAAAAATAGAATCTTG GAATTCATTGCTGTCAGCCAACTGAAAGGATCGACACAGGGCAAGATCCTGTGCTTTTATGGCCCCCCAGGCGTAGGAAAGACAAGTATCGCGAAGTCCATTGCAAGAGCATTGAATAGAGAG TATTTCAGGTTTAGTGTCGGGGGTATGACAGATGTCTCAGAGATCAAAGGCCATAG GAGGACGTACGTTGGTGCTATGCCAGGCAAAGTCATTCAATGTCTGAAGAAAACGAAAACGGAGAATCCTCTTATTCTGATTGATGAG GTTGATAAAATTGGTAAAGGATACCAGGGAGATCCCTCCTCTGCTCTTCTTGAACTTCTCGATCCAGAACAAAATGCTAATTTCCTTGATCATTACTTGGACGTTCCTTTTGATATGTCAAAG GTTCTATTTATTTGCACTGCCAATGTGATTGACACCATCCCTGAACCACTCAGGGACAGGATGGAGATGATTGATGTGTCGGGATACGTCGCTGAAGAGAAAATAGCCATTGCTGAG CGCTACTTGATCCCTCAAGCTGTGAATATGACTGGTGTGAAGACAGATCAGCTACAGATCCACACCGATGCCCTTGGGCAGTTGATCAAGTCCTACTGCAGAGAAAGCGGAGTGCGAAATCTTCAAAAACAGATAGAAAAG ATCTTCAGAAAAGCTGCCTATAAAATAGTCCAAAAAGAGGCTGAAGTCATCGAcgtcaaaaatgaaaatctccCAGACTTCGTTGGCAAGCCCATTTTTACAAGTGACAGGATGTATGAGGTGACTCCCCCTGGTGTTGTGATGGGCCTAGCTTGGACCTCCATGG GTGGCTCTGCTTTATACATTGAAACAACCAAAAGGCAGACATACGATAAAACAAAGAAGGACCCAAGCACAGGATCAATGGAGTTGACTGGGAACCTTGGCACGGTCATGAAAGAGAGTGCACAAATAGCCTACACCTTCGCCAAGGCATTCCTCATGgagaaaaacattgataatGAGTTCCTTCAACATGGCCATGTTCATCTTCATGTACCAGAG GGAGCTACCCCTAAGGATGGACCAAGTGCTGGCTGCACCATTGTGACAGCTCTGCTCTCATTGGCTTTGGGTCGTCCAATCAGACAGAACGTGGCAATGACCGGTGAGGTGTCGCTGACAGGGAAGGTACTGCCCGTCGGGGGAATCAAGGAGAAAACTATTGCC GCAAAGCGTGTTGGTGTGACTTGCATAATCCTGCCTAGTGAAAACAAGAAGGACTATTCTGATCTGCCCGATTTTATCACAGAAGGTCTCGAGGTGCATTTTGTTGAACATTACAGGGAGATTTATGACATTGTCTTAACCGAATCATGA
- the LOC135483718 gene encoding lon protease homolog, mitochondrial-like isoform X2: MCNVVPRISRNNYINQLKMSKPTTPLLRYCNILNTHQISQRSVAPVRRFRVENIRSASQSQGRVVSCLCPSARAYASSRTTTGITIYTPIRRTYSSFASSRFKLAKGFVSKQEILRSKFAGSSLCRLSPLAAHWHCSQPHLYSSSSGSTQDGGDSDFAGASSSGADDPKDGQDDDGSGSDSDDDVIHDGIHDINDTIGNAPPFPPPSGPGMTTLLAPVTVPDVFPKVPVLAVARHPVFPRFIKLIEVSNKQLIELLKRKVKLNQPYAGVFLKKDDSNEDEVVDKLDDLHRLGTFVQIHELQDFGDKVRLIVMGHRRIKITGLLPDEEEEPSKKGRRRGKGADAETGEEELKDLKEKERSDVVDDPPLEKGDIATGDLEKGPVITKVLMAEVENIPHDPFTNTEEVKALTAEVVKTIRDIIALNPLYRESVAQMIQGGQRVIDNPVYLSDLGAALTGSESKDLQEALEETNIPKRLMLALSLLKKEYELSKLQQKIGKEVEEKVKLQYRQYMLKEQLKMIKKELGLEKDDKDAIGEKFKERLKELNVPAHVMEVIDEELNKLSFLDNHSSEFNVTRNYLDWLTNMPWGKYSEENLCLKRAKEVLEEDHYGMDDVKNRILEFIAVSQLKGSTQGKILCFYGPPGVGKTSIAKSIARALNREYFRFSVGGMTDVSEIKGHRRTYVGAMPGKVIQCLKKTKTENPLILIDEVDKIGKGYQGDPSSALLELLDPEQNANFLDHYLDVPFDMSKVLFICTANVIDTIPEPLRDRMEMIDVSGYVAEEKIAIAERYLIPQAVNMTGVKTDQLQIHTDALGQLIKSYCRESGVRNLQKQIEKIFRKAAYKIVQKEAEVIDVKNENLPDFVGKPIFTSDRMYEVTPPGVVMGLAWTSMGGSALYIETTKRQTYDKTKKDPSTGSMELTGNLGTVMKESAQIAYTFAKAFLMEKNIDNEFLQHGHVHLHVPEGATPKDGPSAGCTIVTALLSLALGRPIRQNVAMTGEVSLTGKVLPVGGIKEKTIAAKRVGVTCIILPSENKKDYSDLPDFITEGLEVHFVEHYREIYDIVLTES; encoded by the exons ATGTGTAACGTTGTGCCACGAATTTCACGCAATAATTACATAAATcaactgaaaatgtcaaaaccaACTACCCCACTGTTGAGATATTGTAATATTCTTAATACACACCAAATTTCACAGAGATCGGTTGCTCCAGTACGGAGATTTCGTGTGGAGAACATTCGATCGGCTTCACAATCGCAAGGACGAGTAGTGTCCTGCCTCTGTCCTTCGGCCCGAGCTTATGCAAGCTCAAGGACAACCACTGGGATTACCATTTATACCCCTATCAGGCGGACTTATTCTTCTTTTGCTTCCTCCCGATTTAAACTCGCCAAGGGTTTTGTCTCTAAACAGGAAATATTGAGATCAAAATTTGCTGGCAGTTCGCTATGCCGTCTTTCACCACTCGCTGCACACTGGCACTGCAGCCAGCCTCACTTGTATTCAAGTTCTAGCGGATCAACCCAGGATGGAGGTGACAGTGACTTTGCTGGAGCAAGTAGTAGTGGTGCCGATGATCCCAAAGACGGACAAGACGATGATGGTAGTGGCAGCGATAGTGACGACGACGTGATTCATGATGGCATTCATGACATAAATGACACTATTGGAAACGCACCTCCGTTTCCGCCACCATCGGGACCAGGAATGACGACACTTTTGGCACCCGTGACAGTACCAGATGTTTTCCCTAAAGTTCCTGTCCTGGCTGTTGCGCGGCATCCAGTATTTCCCCGCTTCATCAAGTTGATCGAGGTGTCCAATAAGCAGCTCATTGAACTCCTGAAGAGGAAGGTGAAATTGAATCAACCTTATGCAGGAGTCTTTCTGAAGAAGGATGATAG CAATGAAGATGAGGTGGTTGATAAGCTCGATGATTTGCACCGACTTGGCACCTTTGTCCAAATACACGAACTGCAGGATTTTGGTGATAAAGTTCGGCTTATTGTGATGGGCCACAGGCG AATTAAGATAACTGGATTGTTGCCTGATGAAGAAGAGGAACCGA GTAAGAAGGGACGAAGAAGAGGGAAGGGTGCTGACGCAGAGACTGGAGAAGAGGAATTGAAAGATCTAAAGGAGAAAGAGAGGAGTGATGTCGTTGATGATCCACCATTGGAGAAGGGCGATATTGCCACGGGCGATCTCGAAAAAGGCCCGGTGATCACCAAAGTCTTGATGGCGGAAGTTGAAAACATTCCCCACGACCCGTTTACGAATACTGAAGAAGTCAAG GCTTTGACCGCTGAAGTCGTGAAGACAATCAGAGACATCATAGCTCTTAATCCGTTATACCGGGAGTCTGTCGCACAGATGATTCAGGGCGGTCAGCGGGTGATTGATAATCCGGTCTATCTTAGCGACTTGG GTGCTGCATTGACTGGATCTGAGAGTAAAGACCTCCAAGAAGCCCTAGAGGAGACTAAT ATTCCAAAACGGTTGATGCTTGCACTTTCTCTGCTAAAAAAAGAATACGAACTTAGTAAACTCCAGCAAAAGATTGGTAAAGAG GTTGAGGAGAAGGTGAAGCTACAATACCGGCAATACATGTTGAAAGAACAACTCAAGATGATCAAGAAAGAGCTCGGATTGGAGAAAGACGACAAAGACGCGATCGGAGAGAAATTCAAGGAGAGACtaaag GAGCTGAATGTTCCCGCCCACGTCATGGAAGTTATCGATGAGGAACtcaataaactttcttttcttgATAACCATTCATCAGAATTCAA TGTTACGCGGAATTACCTCGACTGGTTGACCAATATGCCGTGGGGTAAATACAGCGAAGAAAATCTGTGCTTGAAACGAGCAAAAGAAGTGCTCGAAGAAGATCATTATGGAATGGATGACGTGAAAAATAGAATCTTG GAATTCATTGCTGTCAGCCAACTGAAAGGATCGACACAGGGCAAGATCCTGTGCTTTTATGGCCCCCCAGGCGTAGGAAAGACAAGTATCGCGAAGTCCATTGCAAGAGCATTGAATAGAGAG TATTTCAGGTTTAGTGTCGGGGGTATGACAGATGTCTCAGAGATCAAAGGCCATAG GAGGACGTACGTTGGTGCTATGCCAGGCAAAGTCATTCAATGTCTGAAGAAAACGAAAACGGAGAATCCTCTTATTCTGATTGATGAG GTTGATAAAATTGGTAAAGGATACCAGGGAGATCCCTCCTCTGCTCTTCTTGAACTTCTCGATCCAGAACAAAATGCTAATTTCCTTGATCATTACTTGGACGTTCCTTTTGATATGTCAAAG GTTCTATTTATTTGCACTGCCAATGTGATTGACACCATCCCTGAACCACTCAGGGACAGGATGGAGATGATTGATGTGTCGGGATACGTCGCTGAAGAGAAAATAGCCATTGCTGAG CGCTACTTGATCCCTCAAGCTGTGAATATGACTGGTGTGAAGACAGATCAGCTACAGATCCACACCGATGCCCTTGGGCAGTTGATCAAGTCCTACTGCAGAGAAAGCGGAGTGCGAAATCTTCAAAAACAGATAGAAAAG ATCTTCAGAAAAGCTGCCTATAAAATAGTCCAAAAAGAGGCTGAAGTCATCGAcgtcaaaaatgaaaatctccCAGACTTCGTTGGCAAGCCCATTTTTACAAGTGACAGGATGTATGAGGTGACTCCCCCTGGTGTTGTGATGGGCCTAGCTTGGACCTCCATGG GTGGCTCTGCTTTATACATTGAAACAACCAAAAGGCAGACATACGATAAAACAAAGAAGGACCCAAGCACAGGATCAATGGAGTTGACTGGGAACCTTGGCACGGTCATGAAAGAGAGTGCACAAATAGCCTACACCTTCGCCAAGGCATTCCTCATGgagaaaaacattgataatGAGTTCCTTCAACATGGCCATGTTCATCTTCATGTACCAGAG GGAGCTACCCCTAAGGATGGACCAAGTGCTGGCTGCACCATTGTGACAGCTCTGCTCTCATTGGCTTTGGGTCGTCCAATCAGACAGAACGTGGCAATGACCGGTGAGGTGTCGCTGACAGGGAAGGTACTGCCCGTCGGGGGAATCAAGGAGAAAACTATTGCC GCAAAGCGTGTTGGTGTGACTTGCATAATCCTGCCTAGTGAAAACAAGAAGGACTATTCTGATCTGCCCGATTTTATCACAGAAGGTCTCGAGGTGCATTTTGTTGAACATTACAGGGAGATTTATGACATTGTCTTAACCGAATCATGA